Proteins from a genomic interval of Cryptococcus neoformans var. grubii H99 chromosome 8, complete sequence:
- a CDS encoding DNA supercoiling protein: MAQYDYIQLGSVILPAPADSTLPLSSWTPLTSAIVDSFTSSLPSSRLTIGLISKALNDPGLGFQAEICSRGTFSKIRCRVTPSDAQGSIWKRLPWKGRDTVVKGLLKTFERVWDYDDVSEGVLMSLTTEDNQSMQDIYASVPSPEDPLFGETKNPLDQELYDSLSNYENPHGILTSLYLYQIRSVAKMLQMETNPHKLVDPLFTPFREAGNNRTYYINLSTWDIQRHPGWFDLPRGGILCEQMGTGKTLMCLALITSTQHQPTLPPDNNIEISPVFTTIAERSYPFSSHSDLRALTAFPCSQTVLAFPSLVELCCNILSMHSPSAKRSSYLPPQIRPLLDRKSFYCILPSDEDCLRTVRKRRILNKAKKLYLAKGTLVVVPHILVAQWKLESEKHTEDGVLRLLEVGPDELPSVEKLLDYDIILIDVARFASEETSFREKHNFAPSVLLQARWKRMILDEGHVAYSKISNAMRMAMQLSVERRWIVSGTPTRNLQQGGEMELQEMDLSDIHGSSNNANGTTSRRAWSKRDIEDASRLGVMMGGYLAAEPFKSEGRFQQYVTAHLRGKNGPSFGAVQRMKYLLSGILVKHGPKVIDTEARLPPLTILQEVIQFDPLQRVTYNVLAALIASNVYTSGGEEVDYFLHPRNVESFNQVVTNLHLACFWYSARDMEAENCLVRTHDWLRNHLHCSEHVRKNLQEACQHLQTALETPGWTEWMENGISIPCDGAYLPPLIKQAWSDSFDTQPDMVDVHSLNSLRALNVMGANIQELHMVGWQHRSHKCDWFWEILTKGVPKHVLEIDFGRKAAKAVAKLKIKKHREGKGRTTSAAHAPKAVPASPSKLMKKRTAREGEIDDRLNEARTNAIDIGKELPKQIDEGSRPLPLTIVTKTRSAKVNFILQAILDAPKNDKFVIFGNNYELGHLTEALDLLDIASTFVGHTLHVENRRLALDYFEMPGVRVCLMDLKLAARGLDLVSANRVIFLGPVWSLDVQAQAIKRVHRIGQTRPTLVQILVTEGTFEEDIARRSTASRSANEEQLYSRAMIENPRFVYAEKTQTSAFTVRFIPKDQTLNPSENSRETTQTGAAYVNWQKVGNNANATAISTSPTAEFGACGALDQSILDFPRSVLKKREGDGLESTIVRKKARVTFA, translated from the exons ATGGCCCAGTATGATTATATACAGCTCGGGTCAGTAATACTGCCTGCACCTGCAGACTCGACCCTGCCACTATCGTCGTGGACCCCTTTGACTTCTGCTATCGTCGACAGTTTCACATCATCGCTGCCTTCGTCTAGATTGACCATCGGACTTATCTCGAAAGCTCTTAACGACCCAGGTCTTGGGTTCCAAGCAGAGATATGCAGTAGAGGAACTTTTTCGAAGATTAGATGTCGAGTGACACCTAGTGACGCCCAAGGCAGCATATGGAAGAGGCTTCCGTGGAAAGGACGAGACACGGTAGTCAAGGGACTATTGAAAACGTTTGAAAGAGTATGGGACTATGATGATGTGTCGGAAGGAGTTTTAATGTCATTAACC ACTGAAGACAACCAAAGTATGCAGGATATCTATGCATCAGTGCCGTCTCCTGAAGATCCGTTATTTGGAGAAACCAAGAACCCCCTGGATCAAGAACTTTATGATAGCTTGTCCAACTACGAGAATCCTCATGGCATCTTAACAAGCCTCTATCTGTATCAGATC CGTTCTGTTGCTAAGATGCTGCAAATGGAAACCAATCCACATAAGCTCGTTGATCCTCTTTTCACCCCATTTAGAGAAGCAGGTAATAATCGCACCTACTATATAAACTTGTCCACTTGGGACATTCAACGACATCCTGGATGGTTTGATCTACCTCGAGGAGGCATATT GTGCGAGCAGATGGGCACCGGCAAAACTTTGATGTGCCTTGCTCTTATCACATCCACTCAACATCAGCCGACACTCCCACCAGATAACAACATTGAGATCTCCCCCGTTTTCACTACTATTGCCGAACGTTCCTATCCATTTTCTTCACATTCCGATCTGCGTGCGCTCACTGCATTCCCCTGTTCGCAAACAGTATTGGCGTTTCCTTCACTTGTCGAGTTATGCTGCAACATTCTGTCTATGCATAGTCCTTCCGCCAAGCGATCTTCTTATCTGCCTCCTCAAATCAGGCCTCTCTTGGATAGGAAGTCTTTCTATTGCATTTTGCCTTCTGATGAAGATTGCTTAAGGACCGTCAGGAAAAGGCGCATTCTGAACAAAGCAAAAAAGCTTTACTTGGCCAAAGGCACATTGGTAGTCGTGCCTCATATATTAGTCGCTCAGTGGAAATTGGAAAGTGAAAAACATACCGAAGATGGAGTCTTAAGGCTTCTTGAAGTGGGACCAGACGAGCTACCTAGTGTCGAGAAACTACTAGATTATGAC ATTATATTGATTGATGTAGCCC GATTTGCATCTGAAGAGACATCTTTTAGAGAGAAACACAATTTCGCGCCCTCGGTCCTCCTTCAAGCGAGATGGAAACGAATGATTCTCG ATGAAGGACACGTGGCTTACAGCAAAATTTCCAATGCAATGAGGATGGCAATGCAGCTTAGTGTTGAAAGACGATGGATTGTGAGCGGGA CACCAACTCGGAACCTTCaacaaggaggagagatggaatTGCAGGAAATGGACCTTAGCGACATTCACGGCTCTTCCAACAATGCTAATGGAACAACATCAAGACGAGCTTGGTCGAAGCGAGATATTGAAGATGCCAGTCGCTTGGGAGTCATGATGGGAGGTTATCTAGCCGCTGAACCGTTCAAGTCAGAGGGCAGATTCCAGCAATATGTCACCGCACATCTCcgagggaagaatgggcCGTCATTTGGCGCAgtgcagaggatgaagtaCCTGCTTAGCGGTATACTTGTTAAGCATGG GCCAAAGGTAATTGATACTGAAGCTCGATTGCCTCCTTTAACCATTCTCCAAGAAGTCATCCAGTTCGACCCCTTGCAGCGTGTGACGTACAACGTCTTAGCAGCATTGATAGCAAGCAACGTTTATACTA GCGGTGGTGAGGAGGTTGATtactttcttcatcctcgtaACGTAGAATCTTTCAACCAAGTTGTCACCAACCTCCATCTCGCCTGCTTCTGGTATTCTGCCCGTGATATGGAAGCTGAAAATTGTCTAGTTCGTACACATGACTGGTTGAGGAATCACCTTCACTGCTCTGAACACGTGCGAAAGAATCTGCAAGAAGCCTgtcaacatcttcaaacCGCACTTGAGACGCCTGGCTGGACGGAATGGATGGAGAATGGGATTTCCATACCATGCGATGGCGCTTATTTACCTCCCCTTATCAAACAAGCCTGGTCAGACTCTTTTGACACCCAACCTGACATGGTCGATGTCCACAGTCTCAATTCTTTGCGAGCTTTGAACGTAATGGGAGCTAATATACAAGAACTCCATATGGTCGGCTGGCAACATCGGTCTCATAAGTGTGACTGGTTTTGGGAGATTCTGACAAAGGGTGTTCCCAAACATGTCCTAGAAATTGATTTTGGAAGGAAAGCTGCCAAAGCTGTGGCTAAATTAAAAATTAAAAAGCatcgagaaggaaaagggcgaaCAACATCAGCAGCTCACGCGCCGAAAGCAGTCCCCGCATCTCCCTCCaagttgatgaagaaaaggacagCCAGAGAAGGCGAAATCGATGATCGACTAAACGAAGCTAGAACGAACGCCATAGATATCGGGAAAGAACTTCCAAAACAAATAGATGAAGGTTCAAGGCCCCTGCCCTTGACTATTGTCACCAAAACTCGATCAGCCAAGGTCAATTTCATCCTTCAGGCAATCCTAGACGCCCCTAAAAATGACAAATTCGTTATTTTCGGGAATAACTACGAACTTGGCCACTTGACTGAGGCTTTGGATCTTCTAGACATTGCATC AACTTTTGTAGGACATACACTTCACGTTGAAAATAGGAGGCTGGCTCTAGACTACTTCGAGATGCCCGGAGTACGAGTCTGCTTAATGGACCTGAAACTTGCAGCCCGAGGTTT GGATCTTGTTAGTGCCAATCGCGTCATTTTTCTGGGTCCAGTTTGGAGTTTGGATGTCCAAGCACAGGCTATCAAA CGAGTACATAGAATAGGTCAGACACGACCAACCCTTGTCCAAATACTTGTGACTGAGGGGACATTTGAGGAAGACATTGCGAGGCGATCTACAGCAAGCAGATCTGCCAATGAAGAACAGTTATACTCACGAGCCATGATCGAA AACCCTCGCTTTGTTTATGCAGAGAAGACGCAGACTTCTGCCTTCACAGTCCGCTTTATTCCTAAAGACCAAACGCTTAATCCTTCAGAAAATTCTCGCGAGACCACTCAAACTGGCGCCGCATATGTCAATTGGCAAAAAGTCGGCAATAATGCGAATGCCACAGCCATTTCAACTTCCCCTACCGCCGAATTTGGTGCTTGCGGTGCTTTGGACCAGTCAATCTTGGACTTCCCTAGGTCTGTGCTtaagaaaagagaaggcgACGGATTAGAAAGCACAATAGTACGTAAGAAAGCACGAGTGACTTTTGCCTAG
- a CDS encoding acyl-CoA thioesterase II, with product MGEQLANHVTVTPHTIKPLTYLSQNLWVPSGARGVFGGQILAQAIMAATSSISSPLGLHSAHCYFLLPAQRDPEIEYRVEKLSDARSYSSRLVKAWQGEKEIFVLMASYALPPNPLPSDFGKNNDNNPSKDGSKHSLAFSVDPPIQTPLGSRKVLPKFELPFPDDMLPPSDCEEDADFLERWIRERESKNKKVWEKKFFEEYIQERKSSPVSIARARRASTQNDIATLPQVRMSWLRIKSVGPDRLNEEVVKAMIAYMSDFQFIGTTARSVGLNQNSNPRLGMLASLDHVIHFYPFPDTFDPSAPLLHVMEAQAANLSSGRGIARGRIYTHDGHLIAVTGQEGVVRAEGKGGKRKGLIEGGMDEADVRKNDAKAKL from the exons ATGGGCGAACAACTCGCTAACCACGTCACCGTTACACCTCACACCATCAAACCTCTCACCTACCTATCACAAAATCTTTGGGTTCCCTCCGGCGCCCGAGGGGTGTTTGGAGGACAAATACTCGCCCAGGCTATCATGGCCGCGACTTCTTCTATATCTTCACCACTTGGCCTGCACAGTGCACACTGTTACTTCCTCTTGCCTGCCCAGCGCGATCCTGAGATTGAGTACAGAGTAGAAAAGCTTAGCGACGCAAGGTCTTACTCGTCAAGATTGGTCAAAGCTTGGCAAGGCGAAAAGGAAATATTTGTCCTCATGGCCAGCTATGCTTTACCTCCCAATCCTTTGCCTTCCGACTTCGGGAAAAATAATGACAATAATCCCTCCAAGGACGGGTCAAAGCACTCGTTAGCGTTTTCAGTGGATCCCCCAATACAAACCCCTTTGGGGAGTAGGAAGGTCTTACCCAAATTTGAATTGCCCTTTCCTGATGATATGTTACCACCATCAGActgtgaagaagatgctgaTTTCCTGGAGAGGTGGATACGAGAACGGGAGAGCAAAAACAAGAAAgtttgggagaagaagttttTTGAAGAGTACATTCAG GAAAGGAAATCGTCGCCGGTGTCTATAGCTCGCGCTCGTAGAGCGTCTACGCAGAACGATATAGCAACACTGCCCCAGGTGCGAATGAGTTGGCTGCGGATCAAGTCCGTAGGTCCAGACAGACTCAATGAAGAGGTGGTCAAA GCTATGATAGCTTACATGTCAGACTTCCAATTCATCGGCACCACTGCACGTTCCGTCGGTCTCAATCAAAATTCAAACCCTCGCCTTGGTATGCTTGCTTCTCTAGACCACGTCATACATTTTTACCCTTTCCCGGATACCTTTGACCCCTCCGCACCATTGTTACATGTCATGGAAGCTCAGGCCGCCAATCTTTCCTCGGGCAGAGGTATTGCTCGGGGTAGAATATATACTCATGACGGACATCTAATTGCAGTAACCGGGCAAGAAGGTGTAGTTCGAGCGGAAGGCAAGGGGGGTAAGCGTAAGGGGCTCATAGAAGGTGGCATGGACGAAGCAGACGTGAGGAAAAATGACGCCAAGGCCAAACTATAG
- a CDS encoding NifU-like protein c: MPLASPTIVRPLAVSSRTTAPLLRAVSSNATRTFASSSRQQLIASAPTCVGFRSTVVSELRRKTSLLHINPIVRQQRRTMFIQTETTPNEASLKFIPGVQVTNGAAHEFLDLRSALQSPLATRLLTIDGITGVFFGPDFVTCSKDDSYSWSILKPEVFAVLMEHFSSGASLFKEGSGESQAEDTRILDTDSEIVGMIKELLETRVRPAIMEDGGDIEYRGFDEDTGLVKLKLKGSCRGCSSSSVTLKNGIERMLTHYVPEVQSVEQVLDEEELIALDEFAKLEARLEKEQGGNKAGKSGKGDMSSYLSV, encoded by the exons ATGCCTCTAGCATCTCCAACCATCGTCCGCCCTCTCGCGGTATCCTCTCGCACGACTGCTCCTCTTTTGCGAGCAGTCAGCTCCAATGCTACTCGAACATTCGCCAGTAGTTCTCGTCAGCAGCTGATCGCTTCGGCACCTACTTGTGTCGGCTTTAGAAGTACAGTAGTATCAGAATTACGGCGGAAGACTTCTCTTCTGCATATCAATCCTATTGTTCGTCAACAGC GTCGTACTATGTTCATTCAAACTGAAACAACACCCAACGAGGCATCCCTCAAATTTATTCCTGGTGTGCAAGTCACGAATGGTGCGGCTCACGAGTTTCTTGATCTTCGTTCCGCCCTTCAATCCCCTCTTGCCACTCGTCTTCTCACCATTGACGGTATCACCGGCGTTTTCTTTGGTCCTGACTTTGTCACATGCTCCAAGGATGATTCATATTCATGGTCCATCCTTAAGCCAGAAGTCTTTGCTGTTTTAATGGAGCATTTCTCTTCAGGTGCTTCATTGTTCAAAGAAGGTTCCGGAGAGTCACAAGCTGAAGACACTCGTATTCTGGACACTGATTCGGAAATCGTGGGGATGATCAAGGAGCTTTTGGAAACTCGAGTACGACCTGCTATaatggaggatggaggtgaTATCGAGTATCGAGGCTTCGACGAAGACACTGGTTTAGTCAAGCTGAAGTTGAAGGGAAGTTGCCGAGGGTGCAGCTCAAGCAGTGTGACGTTGAAGAATGGCATTGAGAGGATGTTAACGCACTACGTTCCTGAGGTCCAATCGGTCGAGCAG GTtttggatgaggaagaactTATCGCTTTGGATGAGTTTGCCAAGCTCGAGGCAAGGCTTGAGAAGGAACAAGGTGGTAACAAAGCAGGGAAGTCTGGAAAGGGAGA TATGAGTTCTTATTTATCTGTTTAG